From Fundulus heteroclitus isolate FHET01 chromosome 14, MU-UCD_Fhet_4.1, whole genome shotgun sequence, the proteins below share one genomic window:
- the si:ch211-1o7.2 gene encoding ankyrin repeat domain-containing protein 53, producing MERTNKGRKRSRGRSKSRKVSAKAPPGGPALPDVGAASSETPEEGLAALHAACLYGELATVQVLLESSPSWINSSDPEGRRPLHMVLSSQSSSNSYACLRYLLEHGANVNTTTDSGQTPLHFAVSNGLFDCSETLVMAGADILAQDSLGLTPLDMAYIWCHRKIARYLKHSVWHAEKKKEMEEIKLTQVLYRDLINMVKQNNLDKKTLIDEKMKEWAKAKGLPLLKEYSPRALVSKYHNQCVLPEQTSCKPEPTKGPPQAPQKNEGTSTTAQLAASSSSPWTVFVGLQPEKLPIEPDLRKSVIVWKDSSSQRLQYVTKWDRAPNPAPKVPLEVVERVLFPRAFPSRIATPRGFEPQNVEELQHRGIPQGRSTSPWTEVAMHLAEFLEQGHY from the exons ATGGAGCGCACCAACAAAGGCAGGAAGCGAAGCCGCGGACGTAGTAAAAGCAG AAAAGTTTCCGCCAAAGCTCCACCTGGTGGGCCAGCGTTGCCAGATGTTGGTGCTGCGAGTTCAGAGACGCCGGAGGAG GGACTGGCCGCCCTCCATGCAGCCTGCCTTTACGGTGAACTGGCTACTGTCCAGGTGCTCCTAGAGTCCAGCCCGTCTTGGATCAACAGCAGTGATCCTGAGGGTCGCCGGCCCCTGCACATGGTCCTGTCCTCACAGAGCTCCTCCAACTCCTACGCCTGCCTCCGATATCTGCTGGAGCATGGAGCTAATGTCAACAC CACCACAGATTCAGGGCAAACCCCGCTGCACTTTGCCGTCTCCAATGGCCTCTTTGACTGCTCGGAAACCCTTGTGATGGCCGGAGCAGATATTTTGGCACAGGACAGCCTGGGACTCACACCTCTGGACATGGCCTACATCTGGTGCCACAGGAAAATAGCAAG GTATTTGAAGCACAGTGTGTGGCATgctgaaaagaagaaagaaatggaggaGATAAAGTTGACTCAAGTTTTGTACAGAGATCTAATCAATATGGTCAAGCAGAATAACCTGGACAAAAAG ACCCTTATCGATGAGAAGATGAAAGAGTGGGCAAAGGCGAAAGGCTTGCCCCTTTTGAAGGAGTACTCCCCCAGAGCCCTGGTGTCCAAATACCACAATCAGTGTGTCTTACCAGAGCAGACCAGCTGTAAGCCTGAACCTACCAAGGGCCCGCCACAAGCCCCTCAAAAAAACGAGGGCACCTCCACCACCGCGCAACTGGCCGCCTCATCCAGCAGTCCGTGGACCGTCTTCGTTGGCCTCCAGCCAGAGAAACTCCCTATAGAGCCAGACCTCAGGAAGAGTGTTATCGTGTGGAAGGACAGCAGCAGCCAGAGGCTTCAGTATGTCACCAAATGGGACAGAGCGCCAAACCCTGCCCCTAAAGTGCCCCTAGAAGTGGTTGAAAGAGTGCTGTTCCCCAGAGCTTTCCCCTCTCGGATCGCCACGCCACGGGGCTTCGAGCCGCAGAACGTCGAGGAACTCCAGCACCGAGGGATCCCTCAAGGAAGGAGCACCTCTCCCTGGACAGAGGTGGCCATGCACCTGGCTGAGTTCCTGGAGCAGGGACACTACTGA